The Sporosarcina ureae genome includes a region encoding these proteins:
- a CDS encoding PilZ domain-containing protein, with protein sequence MRYNRHDYFRYSFNSYIPATFRIQLKNEEKNLSNEGRCEILDISTGGVKFVTHLDLPVRSEMVALQLEFTIVKHPFEILGNVAWKKETEFGFEYGFEFGEDQNVDTLITEELKHHARKVKETE encoded by the coding sequence ATGCGTTATAATCGTCATGATTACTTTCGGTATTCGTTCAATTCATACATACCGGCCACATTCCGTATTCAATTGAAAAATGAAGAGAAAAACTTGTCTAATGAAGGGCGATGTGAAATTTTGGATATTAGCACGGGTGGCGTGAAATTCGTGACGCATCTAGATTTGCCTGTGCGTTCCGAAATGGTAGCTCTACAATTAGAATTTACAATTGTTAAGCATCCCTTTGAAATTTTAGGAAATGTGGCTTGGAAAAAAGAGACCGAATTTGGTTTTGAGTATGGATTTGAGTTTGGAGAAGATCAAAATGTGGATACGCTGATTACGGAAGAATTAAAACATCATGCACGAAAAGTGAAAGAAACAGAGTGA
- the hpf gene encoding ribosome hibernation-promoting factor, HPF/YfiA family, giving the protein MLDFNIRGENVEVTPAIREYVEKKVEKLERYFTEGVNATANVNLKVYSDKQTKVEITIPMKNLTLRAEERHNDMYAAVDLIVDKLERQIRKYKTRVNRKSREREGVAAFFQSTESNNTQDLEDDAEFDVVRTKQFDLKPMDQEEAILQMNMLGHSFFIFTDADSDGTHIVYKRKDGKYGLIETN; this is encoded by the coding sequence ATGTTAGACTTCAATATTCGCGGTGAAAACGTCGAGGTAACTCCGGCGATCAGAGAGTACGTTGAAAAGAAAGTTGAGAAACTAGAGCGTTACTTTACTGAAGGGGTAAACGCTACAGCTAATGTGAACTTGAAAGTTTATAGTGATAAACAAACAAAAGTGGAAATTACAATTCCCATGAAGAATTTGACACTTCGCGCAGAGGAGCGTCACAACGATATGTATGCAGCGGTTGACTTAATCGTCGACAAGCTAGAGCGTCAAATTCGTAAATATAAAACACGCGTGAATCGTAAATCACGTGAGCGCGAAGGCGTAGCCGCTTTCTTCCAATCAACTGAAAGCAATAATACGCAAGACCTCGAGGACGACGCGGAGTTCGACGTAGTACGCACAAAGCAGTTCGATTTGAAGCCGATGGACCAAGAAGAAGCAATCCTTCAAATGAACATGCTAGGCCACAGTTTCTTCATCTTCACAGATGCAGATTCCGACGGCACACACATCGTCTACAAGCGTAAAGACGGCAAATACGGCCTCATCGAAACAAACTAA
- the secA gene encoding preprotein translocase subunit SecA yields the protein MLGVLNKMFDPNKRDLKRLEKIADQVELLADDMEKLSDEQLTAKTAEFKERYQQGETIDDLQPEAFAVVREASRRVLGLYPFRVQIMGAAALNEGNIAEMKTGEGKTLTSTLAVYLNALTSKGVHVVTVNEYLASRDAEEMGQLYSFLGMNVGLNLNSLSKEEKREAYEADVTYSTNNELGFDYLRDNMVLYNEHKVQRPLHFAVIDEVDSILVDEARTPLIISGQAAKAQELYRLANRFVITLKQEEDYSFDESTKGVVLTEQGIEAAEKAFSIENLFDLQHVTLNHAINQSLKAHVSMHNDVDYVVEEGEVVIVDSFTGRLMKGRRYSDGLHQAIEAKEGLEVQNESMTLATITFQNYFRMYEKLSGMTGTAKTEEEEFRNIYNMNVIAIPTNRPIARDDRPDLIFASMDGKYRAVAEEIKDRHEKGQPVLVGTVAIETSEIISAFLKKYGIPHNVLNAKNHEREAEIIQDAGKRGAVTIATNMAGRGTDIKLGEHVQDVGGLAVIGTERHESRRIDNQLRGRSGRQGDPGVTQFYLSLEDELMRRFGSEQMKSMMTKLGMDDETPIQSKMVSRSVESAQKRVEGNNFDSRKRLLQYDDVLRQQREVIYKERNEVLGSENIRPVLENMLNSVIERVVATHTADNTVYSKGLKDYLEANLLAEDTVTIEDLESKTPEELQTFIHELVIARYNEKEQEMSEERMREFEKVVLLRAIDTKWMDHIDAMDQLRNGIHLRAYGQNDPLREYQAEGFIMFEDMLMAIENDATKYVMKAEIRNNLEREEVAKGQANNPKEDGAPVAKKPIRRTVNIGRNEPCPCGSGKKYKNCHGKS from the coding sequence ATGCTTGGCGTACTAAATAAAATGTTCGACCCAAACAAACGAGACCTAAAACGACTCGAAAAAATTGCCGATCAAGTAGAACTATTGGCAGACGACATGGAAAAGCTATCCGACGAACAACTAACAGCCAAAACAGCCGAATTCAAAGAACGCTACCAACAAGGCGAAACAATCGATGACCTACAACCTGAAGCGTTTGCTGTCGTGCGTGAGGCCTCACGACGCGTGCTCGGACTCTACCCATTCCGCGTGCAAATCATGGGTGCTGCAGCGCTTAACGAAGGGAATATCGCAGAGATGAAGACCGGTGAGGGGAAGACATTGACTTCTACACTCGCCGTTTATTTAAATGCACTGACTTCCAAAGGCGTCCACGTCGTAACCGTCAACGAATACTTGGCTAGTCGTGACGCGGAAGAAATGGGGCAGTTGTATTCATTCCTCGGCATGAACGTAGGTTTGAATTTGAACAGCCTCAGCAAAGAAGAGAAACGTGAAGCGTACGAAGCAGACGTAACCTACAGCACGAACAACGAACTCGGTTTCGACTATTTGCGTGACAACATGGTGCTATATAATGAACATAAGGTTCAGCGTCCACTTCATTTCGCTGTTATTGACGAAGTCGACTCCATCTTAGTCGATGAAGCACGGACACCGCTCATTATTTCAGGCCAAGCAGCGAAAGCGCAAGAATTATATCGCTTAGCCAATCGCTTTGTGATCACGTTGAAACAAGAAGAAGATTATTCATTCGATGAATCAACGAAAGGTGTTGTGTTGACGGAGCAAGGGATCGAAGCGGCTGAGAAAGCGTTCAGCATCGAAAACTTATTCGATCTGCAACACGTGACACTTAACCACGCAATCAATCAGTCATTGAAAGCGCATGTAAGTATGCATAATGACGTAGACTATGTAGTAGAAGAAGGCGAAGTAGTCATCGTTGACTCCTTCACGGGTCGTTTGATGAAAGGCCGTCGTTATAGTGATGGACTGCACCAAGCGATTGAAGCGAAAGAAGGACTTGAAGTTCAGAACGAGTCGATGACACTTGCGACGATTACGTTCCAGAACTATTTCCGTATGTATGAAAAGCTGTCTGGCATGACGGGTACTGCGAAAACTGAGGAAGAAGAGTTCCGCAATATTTACAATATGAATGTCATTGCGATTCCTACCAATCGACCGATTGCTCGTGATGACCGTCCAGACTTGATCTTTGCATCGATGGATGGAAAGTATAGAGCTGTAGCGGAAGAAATTAAAGATCGCCACGAAAAAGGCCAACCGGTGCTTGTCGGTACGGTTGCGATTGAAACGTCAGAAATTATTTCCGCGTTTCTAAAAAAATACGGCATTCCGCATAATGTCTTGAATGCGAAGAATCACGAGCGAGAAGCCGAAATCATTCAAGACGCGGGTAAAAGAGGTGCCGTAACGATCGCAACCAATATGGCCGGTCGTGGTACGGATATTAAACTAGGTGAACACGTCCAAGATGTTGGCGGTTTAGCGGTCATCGGTACAGAGCGACATGAGTCACGACGTATTGATAATCAGCTCCGTGGACGTTCAGGACGTCAAGGTGACCCAGGGGTTACGCAGTTTTATCTTTCATTGGAAGATGAATTAATGCGACGTTTCGGTTCGGAGCAAATGAAATCGATGATGACTAAACTCGGCATGGACGATGAAACGCCGATCCAATCGAAAATGGTGTCACGTTCAGTGGAGTCTGCTCAGAAACGAGTAGAGGGGAATAACTTTGATTCACGGAAACGTTTATTGCAATATGATGATGTACTACGTCAACAACGTGAAGTCATTTACAAAGAGCGTAATGAAGTACTGGGTTCAGAAAATATTCGCCCCGTTCTTGAAAATATGTTGAATTCCGTAATTGAACGCGTAGTGGCGACACACACTGCAGACAATACGGTGTATTCAAAAGGCTTAAAAGACTATCTGGAAGCAAACTTACTAGCTGAAGATACGGTGACGATCGAAGACTTAGAAAGTAAAACACCAGAAGAGTTGCAAACATTTATTCACGAATTGGTCATTGCGCGCTATAATGAGAAAGAGCAAGAAATGTCCGAAGAGCGTATGCGTGAATTTGAGAAGGTCGTCTTGTTGCGTGCGATTGATACCAAGTGGATGGATCATATCGATGCGATGGATCAGCTCCGTAACGGAATTCATTTACGTGCTTACGGACAGAATGACCCGCTTCGTGAATACCAAGCAGAAGGATTTATAATGTTTGAAGATATGCTGATGGCCATCGAAAACGATGCGACGAAGTATGTCATGAAGGCAGAAATCCGCAATAACTTAGAGCGCGAAGAAGTAGCAAAAGGTCAAGCGAACAACCCGAAAGAAGACGGCGCGCCGGTTGCTAAAAAGCCGATTCGACGTACGGTCAATATCGGACGTAACGAACCTTGTCCGTGTGGTAGCGGCAAGAAGTACAAAAACTGCCACGGCAAATCATAA
- the prfB gene encoding peptide chain release factor 2 (programmed frameshift): protein MELSDVRNDLDKTAKKLADFRGSLDLENKEASMQELEEMMMEPGFWDDQDAAQKVISQSNALKDIVGEYNELNEIQENLEMTLELLREEADAELQEELISELKEFKNKMEQFDLQMLLSDEFDKNNAVVEIHSGAGGTESQDWASMLLRMYTRWAEHHGFKVETLDYQAGDEAGVKSVTLGIKGHNAYGYLKAEKGVHRLVRISPFDSSGRRHTSFSSIEVMPEFDGDIELDLKTEDIKIDTYRSSGAGGQHVNTTDSAVRMTHIPTGAIVTCQTERSQIKNRERAMNLLKAKIYQIRVEEEEARLADIRGEQKEIGWGSQIRSYVFHPYSMVKDHRTNEETGNVSSVMDGEIDQFINAYLRSRIS, encoded by the exons ATGGAATTATCCGATGTGCGCAACGATCTCGACAAAACAGCTAAGAAATTAGCGGACTTTAGGGGGTCTCTT GACTTAGAAAACAAAGAGGCTAGCATGCAGGAATTAGAAGAAATGATGATGGAGCCAGGATTCTGGGATGACCAGGATGCGGCGCAGAAAGTTATTTCACAATCGAATGCATTGAAAGACATTGTCGGCGAATATAACGAATTGAACGAAATACAAGAAAACTTGGAAATGACCTTGGAACTTCTGCGAGAAGAAGCAGATGCAGAGTTACAAGAGGAACTTATTTCCGAATTAAAAGAGTTCAAAAATAAGATGGAGCAATTCGATCTTCAAATGTTATTGAGCGACGAATTTGATAAAAATAATGCAGTAGTTGAAATACACTCAGGCGCAGGCGGTACCGAGTCTCAGGACTGGGCATCGATGTTGCTTCGTATGTACACTCGCTGGGCTGAACACCACGGCTTTAAAGTCGAAACTCTCGATTACCAAGCAGGTGACGAGGCGGGCGTGAAGTCTGTCACGCTTGGCATCAAAGGACATAATGCATATGGTTACTTGAAAGCAGAGAAAGGTGTGCACCGACTCGTTCGGATTTCACCATTTGACTCTTCAGGTAGACGCCATACTTCATTTTCTTCTATTGAGGTCATGCCCGAATTTGATGGCGACATCGAATTGGATCTGAAAACGGAAGATATCAAGATCGATACGTACCGTTCGAGTGGTGCTGGTGGACAGCACGTTAACACGACGGACTCTGCTGTACGTATGACGCACATTCCAACGGGCGCGATTGTTACGTGTCAGACGGAACGTTCACAGATCAAAAACCGTGAGCGTGCGATGAATCTGTTGAAGGCGAAGATTTACCAGATTCGCGTAGAGGAAGAGGAAGCGCGTTTGGCGGATATTCGTGGCGAGCAGAAAGAGATTGGTTGGGGCAGTCAGATTCGTTCCTATGTGTTCCATCCGTATTCGATGGTCAAAGATCACCGTACGAACGAGGAAACGGGTAACGTTAGTTCTGTGATGGACGGCGAGATCGATCAGTTCATCAATGCGTATTTGCGTTCTAGAATTTCTTAA
- the cccB gene encoding cytochrome c551, producing MKNKLLATLFGAALVLGACGGGDDNASEPKDDANNDNGAATTDVDAEAVVQQSCASCHGGNLEGGAGPALENVGATHSEEEIHDIIINGKGAMPPGIIQGEEAEAVAAWLAEKK from the coding sequence ATGAAGAACAAACTATTGGCTACACTCTTCGGAGCGGCTTTAGTTCTCGGCGCTTGTGGTGGAGGCGACGATAACGCTTCAGAACCAAAAGATGACGCAAACAACGACAACGGCGCAGCTACTACTGATGTAGATGCAGAAGCAGTTGTGCAACAAAGCTGTGCATCATGTCACGGAGGAAACTTGGAAGGTGGAGCAGGTCCAGCACTAGAAAACGTTGGAGCTACACACTCTGAAGAAGAAATCCATGATATTATCATTAACGGTAAAGGCGCAATGCCTCCTGGTATTATTCAAGGCGAAGAAGCAGAAGCAGTTGCTGCTTGGTTAGCTGAAAAGAAATAA
- the ftsE gene encoding cell division ATP-binding protein FtsE produces the protein MIVMKNVYKKYPNGVVASNGIHVEIDQGEFVYVVGPSGAGKSTFIKMMYREEVPSSGLIYFNNTDLTKMQRRDIPYLRRQIGVVFQDFKLLPKLTVYENIAYALEVIEESPSVIRQKVTDVLKLVGLTKKTRMFPNELSGGEQQRVSIARSIVNQPKLVIADEPTGNLDPETSWEIMKIFERINAQGTTIIMATHNKEIVDNQPHRVIQIEGGLITRDEHEGEYSNEI, from the coding sequence ATGATTGTAATGAAAAATGTATACAAAAAGTACCCGAATGGTGTTGTAGCCTCTAACGGAATTCATGTCGAAATCGATCAAGGGGAATTTGTATATGTTGTCGGGCCGAGTGGAGCAGGTAAATCTACGTTCATTAAAATGATGTATCGTGAAGAAGTCCCGTCTAGTGGATTGATTTACTTTAACAATACCGATCTGACGAAAATGCAAAGAAGAGATATCCCTTATTTGAGAAGACAAATTGGCGTAGTATTTCAAGATTTTAAACTACTGCCGAAACTGACTGTCTATGAAAACATTGCGTATGCACTAGAGGTAATTGAAGAATCACCGAGCGTCATACGTCAAAAAGTGACAGACGTGTTGAAATTAGTGGGACTCACTAAGAAAACGAGAATGTTTCCAAATGAATTGTCTGGCGGAGAACAGCAACGCGTGTCGATTGCACGATCAATCGTCAATCAACCGAAGCTGGTCATTGCAGACGAACCGACAGGAAATTTAGATCCAGAGACTTCATGGGAAATCATGAAGATTTTTGAACGGATAAATGCACAAGGTACAACGATCATTATGGCTACACACAATAAAGAAATTGTGGATAATCAACCACATCGCGTGATACAGATCGAAGGCGGACTCATCACACGAGATGAGCACGAAGGAGAATACTCCAATGAAATCTAG
- the ftsX gene encoding permease-like cell division protein FtsX, with protein sequence MKSRTVRRHIRESFKSLSRNGWMTFASVSAVTVTLLLIGVFIVIMMNLNQLADNIENDVEIKVVAEPGASEVEVQELLKEVKETPGVAEVKYSSRKQELERMIQSFGDELALYKQDNPLGDALYVKADDPKNTASIANEIATYTYTFDVEYGEGKVEKLFNVLKIGRNVGLGLILALLFTAMFLISNTIRLTIVARRTEIDIMKLVGATDSFVRIPFMLEGVWLGIFGAIIPMALMTTFYSKLYEFWEGRLQNQLFHLLDPNPFLLQLNFLLLFVAVFIGVWGSFMSVRKFLKS encoded by the coding sequence ATGAAATCTAGAACAGTACGACGTCATATTCGGGAAAGTTTCAAAAGTCTTAGTCGAAATGGCTGGATGACCTTTGCTTCAGTTAGCGCTGTGACTGTGACTTTACTATTGATTGGTGTATTCATCGTGATTATGATGAACTTAAATCAACTGGCCGATAACATCGAGAACGATGTGGAGATCAAAGTCGTCGCGGAACCAGGAGCGAGTGAAGTAGAAGTCCAGGAACTATTGAAGGAAGTTAAAGAAACCCCAGGTGTTGCCGAAGTCAAGTATTCCTCACGAAAACAAGAATTGGAGCGAATGATTCAATCTTTCGGTGATGAGTTAGCGCTCTACAAACAAGACAATCCCCTCGGTGATGCCTTATATGTCAAAGCGGATGATCCCAAAAACACAGCATCCATCGCCAATGAAATCGCTACGTATACGTATACGTTTGACGTAGAGTACGGTGAAGGGAAAGTAGAAAAACTTTTCAATGTCTTAAAAATAGGGCGAAATGTAGGACTAGGGTTAATATTGGCCTTACTGTTTACTGCCATGTTCCTTATATCGAACACGATTCGACTCACGATTGTGGCGAGACGGACTGAAATCGATATTATGAAACTGGTTGGGGCAACAGATAGTTTCGTACGGATTCCTTTCATGCTCGAAGGTGTGTGGTTGGGGATTTTTGGTGCGATTATTCCAATGGCCCTCATGACCACATTTTACTCGAAATTGTACGAATTCTGGGAAGGTCGTTTGCAAAATCAGTTATTCCATTTGCTCGATCCTAACCCCTTCCTATTACAATTAAACTTCTTACTACTATTCGTCGCTGTCTTTATTGGCGTCTGGGGTAGTTTCATGTCAGTTAGGAAATTCTTAAAATCGTAA
- a CDS encoding murein hydrolase activator EnvC family protein, giving the protein MIKRHRIISSVLAVCLLATTVGSIDVFADSLKDLQNEKKAAEMKKKNLDSTIQKKETQIQEKQSKVDQLINQIKKLNDKIEETNQNLDRILAEMNQTKKEIDVLQASIKELEIRIEQRDEVLRERVRVMQVKGNKVSYLDVLLGANSFSDFIDRFSAVSTLMDADRKIIQQQEEDMALLEEEKKLVEQKLAEQKERKQKIQAIKDELHNQKLEKRDVVNELEKSQEKLSSEKGALEEEYSDTVAFSSKLEKKIIAEQNRLAEVARKEQARKQKLQQERLAAAANSSSTSANAAPPISSGSWTKPTTGRFSSGFGWRTHPISKVKKQHRGMDISAPTGTPVVAAGNGVVSYAGTMEGLGNVVMITHSVKGQILTTVYAHLSTIGTSSGQSVDKGQLIGAVGSTGYSTGPHLHFEVHVGNFSATGPSAVNPLHYVSF; this is encoded by the coding sequence TTGATAAAAAGACATAGAATCATTTCAAGTGTCCTTGCGGTATGTTTGCTGGCCACAACGGTTGGTAGTATAGATGTATTCGCGGACTCTCTGAAAGATTTGCAGAATGAAAAAAAGGCTGCAGAAATGAAGAAGAAAAACTTAGATTCGACTATCCAAAAGAAAGAAACGCAAATACAGGAAAAACAGTCAAAAGTCGATCAGCTGATCAACCAAATCAAAAAGCTGAATGATAAGATTGAAGAGACTAACCAAAACTTGGATCGCATCCTTGCTGAAATGAATCAGACGAAAAAGGAAATTGATGTACTTCAAGCATCTATTAAAGAATTAGAGATTCGGATCGAACAACGAGACGAAGTATTGCGTGAGCGCGTTCGCGTAATGCAAGTCAAGGGGAATAAAGTCAGTTATTTAGATGTACTTCTTGGCGCTAACAGTTTCTCAGATTTCATTGACCGTTTCTCGGCAGTATCTACATTGATGGATGCCGATCGAAAAATCATTCAACAGCAAGAAGAAGATATGGCGTTACTTGAAGAAGAGAAGAAACTTGTCGAGCAGAAATTGGCTGAACAAAAAGAACGCAAGCAAAAAATTCAAGCAATAAAAGATGAACTGCATAACCAAAAGCTAGAAAAAAGAGATGTGGTCAATGAGCTTGAAAAGAGTCAAGAAAAACTTTCAAGTGAAAAAGGCGCATTAGAAGAAGAATATAGCGATACGGTAGCATTCAGTTCTAAACTCGAAAAGAAAATTATCGCAGAACAAAATCGCTTAGCAGAAGTCGCTCGTAAAGAGCAAGCGAGAAAGCAAAAGTTGCAGCAAGAAAGATTGGCAGCAGCGGCTAATAGTAGTTCTACAAGCGCAAATGCGGCTCCGCCTATTTCAAGCGGATCATGGACAAAGCCGACAACGGGTAGATTCAGTTCAGGATTTGGCTGGCGGACTCATCCGATATCGAAAGTGAAAAAACAACACCGTGGAATGGATATTAGCGCACCTACAGGAACTCCAGTTGTCGCAGCAGGAAATGGTGTCGTCTCCTATGCAGGTACTATGGAGGGCCTAGGGAACGTGGTCATGATCACGCACTCCGTAAAAGGTCAAATCTTGACGACAGTCTATGCTCACCTATCCACGATTGGTACGAGTTCAGGACAATCTGTCGATAAAGGTCAATTAATTGGAGCAGTCGGTTCGACAGGTTACTCTACGGGTCCACATTTGCACTTTGAAGTGCACGTAGGCAACTTCTCTGCCACAGGTCCAAGTGCAGTCAACCCTTTGCATTACGTTTCTTTTTAA